The DNA sequence TCTTATATTAAGCAGATTGTTTACTGCTTTAATACTGAATAACTACTTGGTTCTGTGTCTCTGAATAAATGCCATTTTATTTAATGACCAAAGACGAGTTCAATATCTGTGATTATGCAGCGTCAGAAAGAAGTCTGATTTCCATGTAGACAAATTAAAAGTaggtaaaataaaacaaatcattCCTCTTTCTCCAATCATTCCCGCTCTTGGGAGCTAAACCTAGCTCGAAGCAGGATGACACTTGGGACACCAGTGCCGACTGAAAGGAAATCTTGCATCAATAGAAGGAACCACCATGGCAATAGTGAAACTCTTGAAATAAATCTTTATACAAAAGCAGGAAGCCCTTATTTAGGAGCTCCTACGCAACTGGAGTGTCCACTATCAACGTCATTCCCCTTACACCATTTACAAACATTTCTGCTTGAAGATGTCATCTTTTGTTTATATTCTACCGCCCCTAAGACAGTACGCACAAAAGGAAGTGAAAGTATCCTTTGGTATCCTGAACTTGCTAAAGCTTTAGCCTCTTCTAGTGCCCAATTAATTAAACGTGTACTGTTCATCAAAAATGTTATCTGAATTCACTGGCCGGCTGCCCTATTGTGTCCATTCTCTTTCAGTTTCTCTGTATGCACAAGGCAGAGGTCTGATCTAGCCAGTactactgagagagagagagaaagatagtctgtgtgtgtatgtttatgtgtgtgtgtgtgtgtgtgtgtgtgtgtgtgtgtgtgtgtgtgtgtgtggtgtgtgtgtgtgtgtgtgtgtgtgtgtgtgtgtgtgtgtgtgtgtgtgtgtgtgtgtgtctgtacacacCTCTTTGTTCTTCAGGGATCGCAGTTTGTATTCTTGCTGTTATTTGTGTGTTCAATTTTCTAATTTGATTCATGACAAGGATGCTCTAGTAGAGCAAAACCATGCTTTCTTTACCTCTCTGTGgattgtgtgttttggtgtgtttttgaTGGTTGGTTTCAGCAGCCTCACACAGCCTGAGTCATACTGATTGAAATCATgggtgggtgaggctgcacacctgcgGAATATTGGGCAAACAATGCACAAATTGTACGCATTGTGTGGGCTTTTTGTGATATATTTGTTTTGGTGTATATATCGTAATATAACTATAGATACAATCTAGATTTTTTTCCTCGTACAAAAAGTTATTTTAGGATAATATAAGACAATGTGAAATTGTTCGATGCACTGCATCATTAAGATATGCTTTATGATTTGGATGTATTAGTATCAAGCTGCCTGTTAATAAACCAACACTGCCCTCTAATGGGCGCATAGGGAACCATAAcagttttaaataaatgagagTTTCTCTCAGATATCTCATTCTGGATTAAGGCGTGCCACTTCAGATGAATCTCATCCCAGTCAGACCCCGCACACCACAACTTCAGATTTGTCATGATAAGAACCAGTCTGTTAGATATCTTGGGGTCGTGATTGGTAAATAGCTACCGTTTGTTGGCCTTGTTGCAACTATCGTTCGATCTAGCAGATTCAATTGGTACATCAGGAAGACAAGTCTAGGCCCCCGCCTTTGGTCCAGGCTCTTTCCATGATGCCTGGGATTGgccaccaaaaaaacaaaacataaccaACCCTGTGCAAGTTGTTTTTTAGTTCGTTTTTTATTCTAAGAGTAAGTTACTGCCACCTCCTGGATAATTAATGTTATCACATACACATTTAATACATACACAGTACTAGATTAATATTTTTTACTGCGCTATAAATAAACTAATCATTAACTAATAATAAAATTCATGAGTAAAAAATCCACAAATAAGGCCCTTGATTTAAACTTTAACCCGTTAACTACAGGACAATGGGCTGGCCCGGTGACGTCCAGAGCCCACTTGACAGGGGGCGTCATTTCCTTATATTCAGTTTCGCTTGCTCTGTTTGCCGGGCGGGATTTCCGCAATATCAAGTATGGCGAAGACATACGACTATTTGTTTAAATTACTGTTAATCGGGGACTCCGGTGTCGGAAAGACTGTGTGTTATTCAGGTTCTCAGAAGATGCCTTTTAACTCCACGTTTATTTCCACCATAGGTACGATTGTCTTCTTCTGAACGGGTTATTGTGTCTTGTGTTGACAACACAAGTCACATTGGGTATGTCTACTTGCTGGCGGACGCCAGACGACTTGGGTTCAACCACTGTCGCTTAAGCCGTCTGTCAAGAGAGTTTGAACCGCTGATCGTGTGTATGCGATCAACACGTAACTTGTATGtggtttatttaatttgttatcTGGTCTGCTGTATCGCGGTGTAACTAGATAGCCGTTAGCCTTCCCCTCCGTCCACATGAGTGGCCGGTAGCTAACGGCTAGCTAGCATCGTCATGTACAACCTCACATATCCGTTAGATGTGTAGCTCTCTATATTGTTTAGGATCGCACCACACAGGCACGTCCCAAATAAAGCACTAACCACGTTTTCAGTGTTTGTGCAGTGTTAAAGACGCAGTATTCATACCGTTTCATGGAGAGTAAACTGGTGACGTTAGTTTCTCTGCTTTTTCGTCTTTTCAGGAATTGACTTCAAAATAAGAACGATAGAACTAGACGGGAAGAAGATCAAGTTACAAATATGGTAAGTTATCCCCATTGTACCACGTAAAGGCATTGGTTTTGATAGGAACTGTTGGAGATCAATATCTGGATGGTTTACATGTCTTAACAAAAGTGATCTTGATCCTTTCCAGGGACACCGGGTCAGGAGCGTTTCCGAACCATCACCACCGCCTACTACAGAGGAGCAATGGTAGGCGTCTGCAGCTCTTCAAGTTCTGGGTCACCTCCTTTGAAACCTGCAGACTCTACCCGAGCAAACCCTCCCCACGCAGACATGTCACTTTGATCATATAGCCTCGTCTTTACACACGCAATGTTTTTGATAATAGTCTGACTTGTTCTCTTTTATCAGCAATGTTAACTTCTGATTTTATGGCAAAAAATGGACGCCTACTATCATTTCTGCGTGTAATCCGCACAGCCTACTTCGTTTGGTGAATTTTGTCATGTAATTTCTGTTCCTGTTTCACTATGTTGACAATGACACATACTAGTAAGGCAGTGAGCCCAGCCTGTGCTAGTACctttattatattgtatttaaaGTATTTTTCCTTTCCAGGGCATCATGCTGGTCTACGACATAACCAACGAAAAATCATTTGAAAACATCAAAAATTGGATAAGGAACATCGAGGAGGTGTGTTCTACAAAAAAGACTTCCTGACTAGGCTTACAGATTAAACCATACATAATGGGAAGCAACATGTATCCTTTCATTTGTATTAATCCTTTCTGTCGCCTCAGCATGCATCCTCGGACGTTGAAAAGATGGTACTGGGAAACAAGTGTGACATCAACGACAAGCGTCAAGTATccaaagagaggggagagaaggtgagCATTTACTGTTACAATGGCTTCACTGAAACCTCCAGCCTCACAAATAAAACATGTACGGCCAAGACAATACACAGACAATGATTGAGACACGGgtaacaaggttaatataaacCTGGAGGTATTGCTTTATGTATTATTCGTTTTTGGTTTGTCATTGTGGAACAGTAGTTGAGTGGTTGACCTAACATGCTAAACATTGTATGTCTTTGGAGGGACCTTAGTGGACTTCCTAAGAGGTAACTGGTTGTTCTTCCTTCTCCAGTGGCGCTGGAGTATGGCATCAAGTTCATGGAGACCAGTGCAAAGGCCAACATAAACGTGGAAAATGTGAGTTGGCGCTATTATTGTCTTTGTCACATAATAATCGAACTTGGgtgttttatattgttttgtaaCACGTGTGTTATTGCTTTTCTCAAAAGGCATTTTTGACGCTTGCGAGAGACATCAAGTCAAAGATGGACACAAAATTGGTGAGCAGAACCGTTTTGTCTTTATCTGATTCATATCCTTCCTGTACTTGGTTAGTGATGAAGGAGGAAGTGCTCTCTGACAAGTTTAGAAACATTGCCCTACCTGTACCATTGCATCCTtataagtgtgtgagtgttaaacGGCCACTGGATAACCACAAAACGCTTTTTACAGGATGATTCATTTTGTCCCCCATACAATAATTGGCAGAGCTGCAATTGTTCATATTTCTTACCATTTACTTACCAACCGCCCCCATTATGGTGAATAATACCCTGATGACCGTATCTGTCCCTAGCAACACACTGAGCATGCCTCCCTTCTCCCACTTGTTGCAGGAGGGCAACACGGCTCAGGGAGGCGGCCACGGCGTCAAGATCTCCGAGCCCCAAAAAAAGACCAGCTTCTTccgctgctctctgctctgaGGGGGCAAAGGTCtccgtatttttttttttttttaaggatacTGGACTCAACCGGACTGTGCTTCCTTTTCAGCActtcctgcctccctctctccccccctccctttcagtTTCCCTTCCTCCTAAGTCGACACACATGAAATCTGTATCATTCAGCTGCAGGCGGATCGAcatgtttccctctctcttttgtccTTGTCTGCTGAAGGCGTCCGTCGTTGGATCCTTTATCTTTTCCTTTTTGTTCATACACACTTCCTCACttgctgtcccccccccttctcccctctgtaGGACAGAGAGTGACTGAATCCTGAGGAGCAggattataaaaaaattaatagtCCAATATATTGTATTGCAAAGACACTCTTCCGTCCCTTCGGTAGTACTACGTTCATCGTTTGGTTCCCAACTAGTTTCACAGCAGCTCTTCAAATGTTGTTCAGTGGAGTTGAATCAATCCCAACGGTTTTGGGATTGGTATTTACAAGCGTGATGAAACttgtttttaatggtcgtcCCTTGCCTCTTGTGGGGTCAACCAGAGACTGATCGGCTTGTTCAAGTAGTGAATCGCTTTCAAAAGTAATGCAGTCTTGCAACAATGGCCGCGGGTTTTAAGACTTATTGTTCGCTTCCTCAGCACTTTTTTCATGCTTTTGGTTTGCAGTAATTTCCTTGTAACCGTTGAATGGGACCAAACATGGGGGAATGCAATAAAAATATGGTTAATGCGtgtaaaaaataattgacaggtCACATGACACCTAGCCTTATTCCAGTATTTCACTAGTTTTGTTCACTGAAAACAACATTCCAAGCATTAGAAAATCCTCTCCCTTCCTTAATGTACCACGTAGGTCAGACAGAAGTATCTACAGGTAAGCGTGTCAGTATTGCCACCAACCTCTTGCGTGCTTGAATATCATTGCGTGCTACATTATTGTGGTGTGCAGTATAAATGATGGCATGCCCTAAAACCTTTAGTGTTGTAATTATCTATTGTGCGATTAATTGTTTTGGCAAGCTATATGAAGTCTCTGGTTGCAACACCGGCGAATAAAACCACGGGTTTATACAGACCTCTCTGCTTACAAATTTCCCCGCCACACTGTATTGTGAATGAGCCTTCGCCcatcccctcccacccacccacgtCTTTGCACTTTACCAATAACTTGTTTTGTGTATAGTCTGTGCCAAGTGATAGTTCTGCAATACGTTTTGGATCCATTGGACTATGGTAGATTGGACAAACCTGTTAACAAATTATATTCCACGTTTTTGAAAACCTGCTTAGTGCTTCTTTAGTTTTTACCACTGTACTGGTATTTTGAAAGATGTCCCCAATTCATTAATCAGTCCAAGCAGGATCTGCCTATTTGTGCTGAGCAGTAAGACTGCATCATCTATGAAAGAGGCAAACGCAGCAATGTCTTTTTCGCGTGTCTAGGGAACCACAGATGGAGGCTAACCCATAGAGCTGTAGACTTTCATCGTTCTCCACAAACACTTTNNNNNNNNNNNNNNNNNNNNNNNNNNNNNNNNNNNNNNNNNNNNNNNNNNNNNNNNNNNNNNNNNNNNNNNNNNNNNNNNNNNNNNNNNNNNNNNNNNNNcgaggaaggaagaaagaggagaCACAGTGAAGAGAATGAATGGAAGGaatgaaggaagaagaagaagaagaagaagaagaagaagaagaagaagaagaagaagaagaagaagaagaagaagaagaagaagaagaagaagaagaagaagaagaagaagaagaagaagaagaagaagaagaagaagaagaagaagaagaagaagaagaagaagaagaagaagaagaagaagaagaagaagaagaagaagaagaagaagaaacaatgTCATCAGTCTGTGTTGTGGTTGTCTTCTTTTGTTGATCACTGATGATTCTGTTCTACTGATTAAATGGTTAATAGAAGACGTTATCAATGGCAAACAGAGCAAGTTACATACTTTTGGACTAGTTGGACAAAAAAAattgggcatctcttccctgattgctTCAGGGGTATCCATATTGAATGTCAATCAAAGGTGGAGAAACTTAGCTAGGGATGGAGCAGAGAGTGGAGAGCACGTTTTTGCTATGGGTCGCTCAGGACGGCGGCCCTGAGTATCCATTAAGCACAGCATGCTGGGAGCCTTACGAGGACAGGTCCCTCTCTCGACGTACTCTGGAGGCCGAAGGTGGCCATCATCTGCAAGGTGTGCTGCAGAGTGCAGCCGGGCTGGTCCATGCCCCCATTGGGGTAGATGTCCACGTGGCCCACCGGCCTTTGGATGCCGATGCTGAGGTCGGGGCTCCCCTTGGTGTTGGTGTGGACGACGTCCACGAAGCTGGCGTCATCGGGGGACAGGCGGCGCAGCTCGTCTGCATACTCGAAGTGGGGGCCCGCAGGGTCCATGCCTGCAAcccacggggggggggacggggggacgacAACAACAAAGGGATAGAGATGGGATTTGTGAAGTGGTCAACTTCGTCTATGCTGCTCTTACCTCACTAGGTCACTTTACCTTTGATGCTGTAATGCACTATATGACAATTCATATTCAAACTGCACCTTCACTTCTCTTTTGCACTTCTATTTAGATCTCCAAATGCATGTATTTGTCAATGACCATAAagttgaatctgaatctgaatctgaatctgaaacaTCATGGGATTTCAATGTCAGTGAGGACAGTGCCGCCGTTGTATTCCCAAAGAGTTGACCCCGGCCTGGGTGTAGCGGACAGCTCCGTCCTCCACGCTGTCGCTGAGCCAAAACAATTTAAACCTTTACCCTAGTTGAAGCTGAGCTCTCGAAGCAGGTCAATTCAGATTACAGATTTGGTTCAACATTGTATAATCAACGGCTTCTTAATCTCTAACCCTAAATGCTTTTGTTTGAAATACATAATGTTTCATGAGTTAAAATCGCTGACTATATCCCAATAGCCAAACCTCACCGTGCTTCAAGAAGTAAGATAACGTAACATTTTCCAACATGTTATtagcccaacaacaacaacgtcaaCAATATTTTGGATCAGATGCCTGGTTGCCCTACTATGTATGAACCCATCCAACCTGTTATCCTGTTAACTTTGCTGTAGGCGAGGTTTCCTGCGACCCCAGCCACATGTGCCCCAAGACTGAAGCCCAGCAGATGGAGTTTGGAGAGATCATACTTCACATCAAGCTGCACGTGGGTGGACACACAAATGAGGCACCAATATGTTTACGTCTGTGACATTGGTTCAGTGGCAAGTCAAAGGCTCAGATGTAAAGAAAGAAGGTGCATTTGACCATTGGAAACTATTAAATGATCACAATACAGATGTATATTTTCAGAGATATGAGcatgtcatttttatttttagcaTAAAGTATAGGCGATGTAACTGTGTTATAGAACAAAAGGTTCAGTCGGCCGTTTCCATCACAATCCTTAATTTTGAAAAGGCACTGCATTTGTCTCCGAATCTAATCAATTTGGGTGTTTGGTCCCCATGAGATCTCACCCACCCACCTCTAACCAGTTGATCAGCGCGGCCAAATCTTGCCCTGCCAGATGGGTGTTCTGAGCGGCGTTAGGGTAGTGGTGCTGAGCGCGTTTCAGCCAGTCCACCACGATGACGTTCGCACTGGGCTCTCTCTCGAGCAGGGCAGAGACCAGCTGCGACACCCAGCCCTCAAATATTCCCGCCACCTGAAAGACGAAAAAGAATGTCAAGACGACAGTGCTGAAGGACAGCACAGGGTCTTTGTATAAACCAAATTATATATTGTTTAGAGGGATTTTCAACTTATTACAATTTATAAATGCACATTATAATTTTAGAAAAAACGAACTTAAATTATAGATATAGCTAGAAGAACTTGGATAAATATGATAAGGATAAATATTCTTTGTCATTAGGATAAATGACCTATTTCAGCTATGTTGCTGCAACAGAAATAGCTTTGAAGGTTACCGACCGTCCAGCCATGGACGATAGCGAATGTTTGCGCTGTAATGTTGAAACCACACTCGGTGATTGACTCCTGCCTCCCGGGCCGAATGTAGCACACATCTTCTTCCGGCTCCTCGGCTGTGCGCAATGAGAACTTGGTGTCAATCGAACCGTAGTCCACGAACCATCCTGTGGTATTGCCTGAATACCAGGGGGAAGACGGTGCATAAATGAGCACGCTGTTAGACATTCCTCAAGCCCACAACACCAGCATCATGAAAGAAAGTGTAGTTCAGGTCAAATTCTAAACAAGGTTGCTTAAAAGGTTGCCAGTTTTGCAGAAttttgaaagaaaaaacataaacttTTCAACTTACTTGTGGATTTAGAATTGGTGGTGTTAAACAAAGCCGCACATGACTTTAGCAATATTGCAATATCAAGCAAACACAACCAAATCAAACGTTTTACCTGCATAATCCAATATAATAAATTCTGATACGCTGTTTTATAATGATTAAAAAGTGATGTAATTCAACTGTCGGTTTTTACCTTTATAGTGGGGTAATGATCATGCACGCGACCTGATATTGACGGGACGGGGCGGGGCCAACATTTACTAAACCAGGACCAACATTATCGACAATAACATTATGATAACAGctcataaaaatattataatgaGGCTGTCCATTGTAAAATGTTTACCATTGATGTTGCTCCAAGATAAGTGAATTGCTTTTTTGCCCCGAAatggttttgtgttttgatCAGTTGAGTTAGAGTCAGACTGCATGGGGCGTTTCAAGGGTCCCAAACTGGGACACATTGTATATCAATCAAGAGGACAAATGTTCCACCTGCTTCTATTTCGATCTGCCAGGCTGGGTTCAACGGTCAAACAAGGCACAAGTTGTGTTGATCCCCCTGCAGAGTCTGACTCTCACTTTGTTTTATCCCTGTGTTCAGCACTGGCTCATGTTATTTTACTAGACCTTCTGGCCTCAAGGGACAGGGTCAAATGGTCTGCAGAGGGGCCCAGAATAAAAGGCCCTCGGCCACACCTTCACGTAACCCCAATGCAACCCATTCACAATatattaaatgtgtgtttgccttCAAAGCATGCAAGCGGGCTATGGATCAACTAAAAGAAGGCACTACATTGacatattatgtgtgtgtgtgtgtgtgtgtgtgtgtgtgtgtgtgtgtgtgtgtgtgtgtgtgtgtgtgtgtgtgtgtgtgtgtgtgtgtgtgtgtgtgtgtgtgtgtgtgtgtgtgtgtgtgtgtgtgtgtgtgtgtgtgtgtgtgtgtgtgtgtgtgagtgtgtgtgtgtgtgtgtgtgtgcgtgtgtgtccttgtttgtGCGTACacttgtgtgcctgtgttcaAAGTTTACGGCAGGTATGATTTTGAATCCAGATTCAATCATTACATATATGTGGCATTTATATGTAATATGCGAGGTATATGAGAGGTATATGAGGTATATGTTCGGCCACTGTTGGGTAGCAACAGTGGCAGTCTGGATGAGTGTTGTCACCGTCGGAATGGGGTGGGTTGAACGCTGGGTCAAATAGCGAGAAGTCTGGTCCCAGGGGCCGCTGCAGGCCGGCTGGAGTAAGAACACTAGCACAAGACAGAGCACCTGGTGCAGTGCCGGCCCTATAGCCTTGCTGTGCCCTAGGCAAGGTCAGCAGAAGGTGCCCCTGCTTTGGCTAAGATGCCCGAAGGCAAGGCAAgcttatttatatagcaccatTCAAACACAAGGCAGATCATAGTGCTTTGCTAAGGAAGGCATCACatgtaaaaatacttttaaAGGACAACCATTCAAATACAGTAAAATAAGAAAAGAGGAGaactaatacaaaaaaaaaaaaaatctttttaaaTGCAAATATAAGATATTCAGATattctttgtttattcattatttCCAATGGGAAGACCGAATAACCTTTCTCACAGCCGGGCTGTATTCAACGGCCATACAAGGGACACTTTGAGTTGTGTCTCCCTCTGCTGCCAGTGCCGAGTAGTGTTTTAGCCTCAGCAATGGGGCATCGTACTTTATTAGAAATTCAGGCTTAGAGGGAGAGGGGCCACTGGTGGGGTCCAACAGTTTGAAGCAGGGTCCTTAAGAGAAGGCCTTTGGCCAGGCCTTAACGGAACTCCAATGGAAAAGTATTAGAAGAGATGTTGACATACCCAGTCACAATATATACAATAATGGCTGACATAGTAGTGTGTTTGCTGTCAATTTATTGTATGCAAATGGTATGTAAAACAACGTAGTAGGCTACATTTACgcagtgtgtgttcatgtgtatatgtgtgtgtgtgtgtgtgtgtgtgtgtgtgtgtgtgtgtgtgtgtgtgtgtgtgtgtgtgtgtgtgtgtgtgtgtgtgtgtgtgtgtgtgtgtgtttgtgggtgtgtgtgcgttcaaacATTGAACAAGTTGTTGCTTAAAAACAAATCACTAGACATATCTGGCAAATATGTAGTGTTCCACAAGAGGTCattatttgtttctttgttaTGTTCTGTGAACAAATTATGAGCACATAGAAGGTCCATTAATGTGAGCCAAAGTCCAAATCCCCTCTCTCTTCGACTGGTCTATAAAAGGATATGTAATGAACTTGTAGGGAACTAAATCAACTCAACACACAGAGATGAATGTACATGgcctcgcacacgcacacgcacacacccacacacacccacacacacacacacacacacacacacacacacacacacacacacacacacacacacacacacacacacacacacacacacacacacacacccgcacacacagacacacttgcacacacgcacgcaaacacacacacacacccacacacacacacacacacacacacacacacacacacacacacacacacacacacacacacacacacacacacacacacacacacacacacacacacacaaaattcaaTATCTCAATCATTGTAATCAATTAGCACTTTTAACCCCATACATCCTACATCTTACgaatgtctatgtatgtgtaacATGTACCCTGCTCCAATTAGCAAGGATCTATAAACAAGAACAAACGCAAACACCGGTAGCAGTATCAGTAGCACGGCCTGTTTGTTTCCTTCAACAGAAGGTCTGGAGGAGTGTTGTCATCGTGGAATGGGAGAGGGTTGAGTGCTCCATCAAATACAGAGAAGTCTGGTCCCCAGGGCCGATGGAGGCAGGATAAAGTTTAATCACTGGCACAAGACGCAGCCCCTAGTGAGTCGCATATCCAAATATAACAGCCAACACATCTTCCAATGCGGGGACACTGTAAACCATGCCTATGGTGTTTGGTAATGCTAACGTCAAGTTGCTGTTCTTTTAAACAGAGTTTAAGAACTTTCCATGTTTGCACAAGGAGCCTCAATCTTAATATaaatctgtctggctgtctgtctgtctatcagtcTATGGatctgtctatctttctgtctatctatattttcatatctctatatatatgcatactgtatatatatatatatatatatatctgtatgtctttccatctatccatctgtctatgCTTTTTCTCTCAGTCTCCCTTAGTCTCTTcctatttttttcttcctttttgtttatatttagaACGACAGACAGAACATAATAGATgcagaaagaggaagaaaacaaaaagaaagagaaccagagagagagcttgTGTTGATTGATCTTATAGGCAGGCAGGTAGCCGATAACTCAATTCTATTGCACCCTCCAGTGGAGTATTTGTGAGTTAAATGAGACAAGCCTTTCTCATGTACAAACCGGTAGACAGAATTGTATGTAAAGTAGTGGGTCTTCATACAGTGTTGTTGTGAATACCAACCAAGCAGCACGGAATTTGCTTGCAAACGTAACATTGAAGAGTAAGCTTTTACAAGCAGGGCAAAATCGTACAGTTGGTATTGTTTAGGTCGACCAGCGTCATGAACACAATATAAATACGGTCGGCCACTCCACCGTCTTCATAGCTCTGTGACTTATACTTAGCAGTTCGTTGACTGTAACTCCCAAGGCGATCCTGAGGCTTTTGGGGGAGTTTTTTACCATACAAGGAGAAGAGCGCTTTAGCCCAGTTTCCTGTGGGAGGGTTCTGATTTCTCGCACTCTCTGTCTGATTCTCTCCTGTCTCCaattccctccctctatctctctctttctctctctctctctctctctctctctctctctctctctctctctctctctctctctctctctctctcttccctctcattctctctctctcttcctccctctccccccatcccccttctcttcttcctctacTCCACTGTTGCACACACAGTCTGCTTCCCAATATATACACCAACCTGAGAAACAACAACCAGGAGTTTATCTTGACTTCAGAGAAGATCGAACGTTTCT is a window from the Gadus chalcogrammus isolate NIFS_2021 chromosome 8, NIFS_Gcha_1.0, whole genome shotgun sequence genome containing:
- the LOC130386940 gene encoding lipoprotein lipase-like, translating into MQVKRLIWLCLLDIAILLKSCAALFNTTNSKSTSNTTGWFVDYGSIDTKFSLRTAEEPEEDVCYIRPGRQESITECGFNITAQTFAIVHGWTVAGIFEGWVSQLVSALLEREPSANVIVVDWLKRAQHHYPNAAQNTHLAGQDLAALINWLELDVKYDLSKLHLLGFSLGAHVAGVAGNLAYSKVNRITGMDPAGPHFEYADELRRLSPDDASFVDVVHTNTKGSPDLSIGIQRPVGHVDIYPNGGMDQPGCTLQHTLQMMATFGLQSTSREGPVLVRLPACCA